The region AATAGGTGAAAAAAGATTTGTAGTCGAAATTGAGCCATCACAGGCTGAGCAATTTTTTGAAAACCAAAATGTCTTCTTGCATATACTCTCAGAAGATTTAATTGCATTGAAGGAGGAAGATGAATGAGTCTGCAAAAACACATAAGATGTAAACCGGGCGATGTGGGGGAGTATGTTCTTATACCCGGGGACGAATCGCGGGCTGCTAAAATAGCCGAAAGATTAGAAGATGTTAGAAAAATATCTGAAAATCGTGCCTATCATGTCTACACTGGTAAATTAAGAGGAGTAAAAGTAAGCGTCTGCTCAACAGGCATAGGTGGTCCATCTGCCTCCATAGCTATTGAGGAATTGATAAAAATTGGGGCAAAAACTCTCATAAGAGTTGGCTCTGCAGGCTCAAGACAGTCTTACATGCCCATAGGTTCTCTGGTAATTGCTACTGCCGCTTACAGAGGAGAAGGAACATCTCATGCTTACGCACCTTCAGCTTTCCCTGCTGTAGCTGATTTGCAGGTCACTTCTTCTCTCATTAAAGCAGCGGAGTCGTTGGGTTATAAATATTACAGTGGTATTGTTTACACGAGAGACGCCTATTATGTGCAGGATGAAGGCTTAAACAAATTTTTAACCGATAGCGGGATCGTTGCTGCAGAGCAAGAATGCTCAATAGCTTTTATTCTTGGTACAATCAAACATGTTCGGGTAGGTGCAATTCTGGCAACCGATTCTAATATATGGTTGAATCCCCAGCCGCCACTTGAGGAAAAAGAAAAACTTTTCTCTAAAGCAGAAAAAAAGGCAATAGATGTTGCATTAAAAGCAATAGATATACTGATTGAGGAGGATAAACTTGCAAAGAAAAATCTTTAAAAATGCCCTGATAGTTGATGTTATAAGACAGGTAATTTTTAAAGGATGGTTCTCTGTTAACCAGGGTAGATTTGAATTTGTTGAAGAAGGGGAAGTAACAACAAATGAACCTTGCCAGCTAATTGATTTGAAAGAAAAGTATGTTGTACCCGGCTTCATAGATGCTCATATGCATGTTGAAAGCAGTTTGGTAACATGCAGTAGTTTTGCAAAGGCTGCTCTCAAACATGGAACAGCAGCTGTTCTCCACGATCCCCATGAGATAGCCAATGTTTTTGGTGCTGACGGTGTGAAATTTATGATTCAGGATGGAAATAATCAACCATTGCGGTTTTACTGCGCCATTCCAAGTTGTGTCCCTGTGACAAGAAAAAAACTCGAAACAGCAAATTCGTCAATTGATCCTGTTGATGTAGAAGAACTGTCAAAATTAGATCGGGTAATTGCCTTGGGAGAAGTTATGGATTATCTTGGCGTTATCGAGGAAAACGAAAAACTGATGAAAATCATAGAAGTTGCCAGAAAAAATAAATTGTTAATAGAAGGACACAGCCCAACTTTGAGGGGGGAAAAACTATCAAAATATATAGCCGCAGGCATCGGCTCTGATCACACTCTGACGAATCCAGATAAAATCAACGAACAACTCTCGAAAGGTATGCATGTTATGATACAGGAAAAATCCCTGAGTGAAGAAAACATCAAATCGATCATGAATTTTCCAGATAGATCACGTATTCTACTGGTCACAGATGACGTTATTCCAACAAGACTTGTGAAAGGGCATCTCAACAAAATTGTCTCCCTCGCGATCAAAAACGGCTGGAAACCGTTAGATGCAATAGCATCTGCAACAATAAGACCAGCCACATATATGAAAATAAGCGATATGGGCTCCATATCTCCCGGGAAAATCGCAACATTTTTTACAACAAAAGATATTACAGAGCTTTCAGTGGAAAATTTTTATTGCGAAGGAACCGAGCTCTCCGAGCTCGTTTTCAAACCAGCCCAATTTTCGAATTTACCAGAAACTATAAAGATTAAAAACATTACCACAGATGCTTTTAAACTGACAAATGTAAAAGACGGGAAAAGAAAGTTAAATGTAGTAACTATGAATCAATTCAACACTCTGACCGGCTTGATTAACGAAACAGTTTCTGTTAGAGATGGTATAGCTGATGGTGATTATGTCAATGTGTGTGTTTTCAGAAGGAGAGAGGAATCTCTAAAAGGTCACGTCGGATTGCTGAAAGGTTTTGGGTTAACCAAAGGAGCCATTGTTTCCAGTTTTGCGCATGATTCTCACAACATAGTAGCTGTGGGAAAATCAATTGACCACTTGAAAAAAGCCACAGAAGAATTACTTGATATGAAAGGTGGCATGGTGTTTTTTGATGGAGAAAACCTGTTAAAACTTCCACTCGAAATCGGCGGGGTCATAACCTCAAATGAAGTTGAAAAAGTGGCTGGCAAACTTGATGACATTGAAAAATCCCTCAGAAAAAACGGTGTTAAGCACAAGAATCCCATTCTTTTTCTGACAATCCTTGCTCTGACAGTCAGCCCAGAATTTAAATTTTCAGACCTTGGAATAGTTGATACAGAAAATTCCCTGCTAATGGGCAATCAATGATATACTCTTCCTGATATCTGGAGGGAGTCACGTGGGTAAAAAACTTGTTGTCAAAGATAGAGAACGATGTATAGGGTGTTATTCATGTATGTATGCATGTAGCAGGGCATGGCATAACATAATTGGCATAGAAAAATCTGCTATGAGGGTGAAAAATTACCCGGGTGTTGAAGGTGCTTTTTCAGTTCGAATATGCCAGGCATGCCTCGAGCCAGAATGTGCTGAAATTTGCCCGACCGGAGCGCTGAAGCTATCAAAAAAAGGATATGGCGTTGAATTAGACCGAAAAAAATGTACTCACTGTATGAGATGTGTTAAAGCTTGCAGTGCGGGTGCTCTTCAGTGGGATGATGAAACCCAGATGCCGTTACCCTGTTATCACTGTGGGGTATGTGTTATGTATTGCCCGACAAACGTTTTAGATATGCAAGAGGTGGTAACAAATGTACAAAATGCTTGAGATAGACCTCTGCACAGGTAAGGCTAAAGTGAAAGATATATCTGATCTGTTTGCAAAATTCATAGGCGGAACGGGCGTGTTAACTTATCTTGCCCTTTCTGAATTCGACGAAAAACTCGACCCACTTTCTCCGTCAGCCCCGATTTTTCTGGGGATAGGTCCTTTCAACAACTGGTTCCCAAGTGCTTCAAAGACTGTTGCTTTATTCAAATCGCCACTTACTGGAGATTTAGGAGAGTCCCACGCCGGTGGAAGACTTTCCATGGCAATGTATGCATCAGGATTCCATGTCTTGAAAATAACGGGCAAATCTGAAAAACCCGCATATTTATCAGTAGACAACGAACGTGTTGAGATAGTTAGTTGTAAATCACTCTGGGGTAGGAGCGCCCTTTCAACAGAAAGAATTCTTCGCGAAAAAGAAGATACAAGAAAAGGCAAAAAAAGCATAATTCGAATAGGACCTGCTGGAGAAAGATTATCACCCATAGCCTGTGTTACAGTAGACAGTTCAAGGCACTTTGGTAGACTTGGACTTGGAGCAGTGATGGGGTCTAAAAATCTCAAGGCTATCGTTATATCCGGAAATAGATATTTTCATATTGAAGATAAAAAAGAATATCAATCTCTTTACAATGAACTTTTCAAGACACTCGCTTATTCTGAAACAACTTACAAATATAGAGACCTTGGCACAGCTGCAAATGTCATTCCTTTGTCAGAGATCCACGGGTTGCCAACACGAAACTTTTCGCAGGGCTTTTTTGAAAGTGCTGGAGAAATAAGTGGTCAGAACTTTGCCGATAATTTTTTAGTACAGCAGATATCCTGTACACATTGTCCAATTGGATGTATCCACGTTGCAACATTGAGAGAACTCTTCGCAGATCCACATATGTACAAAACTATAAAAGTGTCATACGACCATGAACTTATTTATTCAATAGGATCCAATCTAAGCATATCAAAAGCGGAGGACATCTTAAAACTTCTTCAGTTCATAGAAAAACAGGGCTGGGATGCGATAAGTATAGGCGTCACTCTGGCATGGGCGACTGAAGCTTTTCAAAAAGGGATAATCAACCTTGCACATACCAATGGGATTGTTCTAAGCTTTGGCGACAGCAATACATATCTGAAAGTTCTGCAGAACATATCTGATGAATCAAATGAATTTTACAAAGATCTTGAAAAAGGAGTATATTATTGCGCCAAAAAATATGGGGGAGAAGATTTTGCTATTCATTTTAATAAAAACGAAGCTCCTGGTTATATGACAGGCATAAATGCTTTTGTCGGATACTCAGTTGGTGTAAGACATTCTCATTTAGATTGCGCCGGATACAGTATAGATCAAAAATTTTTAGGAAGGCAAAACGACCCTTCGAAAGAAACAAAACTCATGTACGAAGAATCCCTTATCAGGAACCTTACTAATTGCCTTGTAACATGCCTCTTCGCTCGAGGGACGTACAACATGCCTGTTATAGAAAAAGGCTTAAAAATTCTTGGATACGATGTAGATGCTAATAAATTGATAAAAATTTCGAAAATTGTACATGGTATGAAATACCTTTTGAAAGAAAAAATGGGCTTTAGATTTTCAGACCTGAAAATTCCCACAAAATTGACCAGTGTTTATACAAGCAGAGGGTTGATAAATGAAAAAGATTTTCTAGAAAGAGTGAAATTTTACGCAGAATTTATAGAACAGGACAAAATCATGGCCAAGCAGTTTCTATCTCATACAATTGATTGAATTCAAGATTTACAATTCAGATGCTATAAGGTAACCATTAAGTTAAAACCGCAAAAAAGAATATTTTTTCAAGAAAACATTCGCCTGTTTTGTTTGAAACTCTCAGAAAGTTCGAGATATCCTCCATTTGTGAATTTTTCACAATCGTATATTATATTATGGAAAAAATACCCGGGTAGAACGCATGCGTATGTTGGGGAAAGTCTAATCTGTTGACAGCTATTTTGTAAAATGATAAAATGAAAAAGCGGTGCCCCTGTAGTTCAAAGGATAGAACGGCGGATTCCTAATCCGCAAATGGAGGTTCGATTCCTCCCAGGGGCACCAGGGAAATGGGCCGTTAGCTCAGCTGGTAGAGCACCTGACTCTTAATCAGGGGGTCGCAGGTTCGAATCCTGCACGGCCCACCAGAGCAAGAGGAAGCCTTGCTTCCCACCCCGAGACAGAGTCGAAGGGGTTTAAAAAAAATCAGGCCGTAATGGGAGGCGGGCGTTTGCCCGCATATTTTTTTAATAAGGAGGTAGAGATCATAGATAAAGAACAGGTATTGTTGAAGAATGAACAGATCAGATTTTCAAAAGTTCGAGTAATTGATTCTGATGGAAAACAACTTGGCATAATGTCTTCCAGAGAGGCTCTGGAGATTGCAAGAAGAAAGGGACTAGATCTGGTTCTTGTTTCCCCAAATGGTGATCCACCCGTCGTGAAAATCATGGATTTCGGCAAGTATATGTACCAGATTTCCAAAAGACAGAAAGAAGCAAGAAAAAAGCAGAAACAGCAGGAAATCAAGCAGATGAAATTCAGGCTGAAAATCGACGAGCACGATTACCAAACAAAACTAAAGCACATAAGAAGATTTCTTGGAAACGGTGATAAGGTAAAGGTTACAATCATGTTCAGGGGAAGGGAAATTACCTTTACAGAAAAGGGTAAGCAGATTCTCGAGAGAATAGCAAATGATGTCAGCGATATTGCTGCTGTTGAAACAGATGCCAAACTTGAAGGTCGGGACATGTGGATGCAACTCAAACCAAAGAATTGAGGGAGGTCAAAAAACATGGCAAAGTGTAAGATGAAAGTCAGCAAAACAGCATCAAAAAGGTTTAAGATCACAAAAAGCGGCAAAGTCATGTTTAACCATGCTCGCACGAGACATACCACGGGTAAGAGAAGACGTTCAGCCCTGAGAGTGCTCAGAAAGAAAGATGCTCTGGCAAAAGGTGACGAAAAGAGAGTAAAAAGGCTTCTTGGCGTAAAGTGAGAGGAGGAAGCAAACCATGCGAATCAAAAGATCAGTGCATGCGAGAAAGAAAAGAAGAGAGAAATTTTTAAAATCTGCAAAAGGTTACAGGGGTGCTATAAAAAGAAGATACAGACTGGCTAAACAACATTATTACAGAGCAAAATGGTATGCGTACGCCGGTAGAAAGCTGAAGAAACGTGATTTCAGGAGTTTGTGGATTACAAGAATTAATATAGCAGCAAGACAGAATGGTTTAAAATACAGCCAGTTGATGCATGGACTGAAACTTGCAAATATTTCGGTCAATAGAAAAATGCTCGCCGAACTTGCGATAAATGACCCACCGGCGTTTAGTGAATATGTCAAAATTGCAAAAGAACAACTTCAAAAAGAGGCTGTTAAATAAAAAGGCATCCGCTGGATGCCTTTTTGTGTTATACTTTATGTGAATACTTTAACAAGACTGTTCGCGAGGAGGGTTCACAGTGGCAAGCGTGTTAGTAGAGATCAACGGAAAGCAACACCAGGTTCCATCAGGTGCAACAATTCTGGAAGCTTGTAACCTCGCAGGTGTTTATATTCCAACACTTTGTAATCATCCAAGACTTGAACCGACTGGCGCATGCAGGGTTTGCGTCATAGAGGTTGAAGGGGCGAGAAACCTTCAACCGGCCTGTGCTACAAAAGTTCAAGATGGTATGAAAATTAAAACAAAGACAGACAGAGTGGAAAAGGCTGTGAAGTTCAATCTGGCTCTTCTTCTCTCAAGACATCCAAAAGACTGCATGACATGTGAAGTAAATGGTCGCTGTGAGTTTCAGGACCTCATTTATCGCTATGATATTCAGGATCTTTTTCCAAGCGAAGAAAAAACAAGTACCGTCTATGATGACAGTTCCCCATCAATAATAAGAGATCTTGAAAAATGTGTTGTCTGTGGTAGATGCGTAAGAGCTTGTTCTGAACTTCAGGGAATGGATATTTACTCAATGGTAGATAGAGGTTTTGAGACGCTTCCTCAAACTGCTTTTGAGATGCCCGTTTATGAAACAGATTGTATTGCATGTGGACAGTGTTCGGCTTTCTGCCCGGTTGGGGCAATTACAGAAAACAGCAATGTGAGAAAAGTACTTGAAGAATTGGAAAGGCACGATAAAGTTCTTGTTGTTCAAACAGCTCCAGCTACAAGAGTCGCACTTGGTGAAGAGTTCGGACTTGAACCGGGAAGTATCTCAACAGGAAAGATGGTTGCAGCTTTGAGAAAACTTGGATTTGACTATGTTTTTGATACAAATTTTGCAGCGGACCTAACAATAATGGAGGAAGGGTCAGAGTTTCTTGAAAGGCTTAAAAATGGGGGACCGTTCCCAATGTTCACCACTTGCTGCCCTGCGTGGGTGAATATGGCAGAAAAGCTCTATCCCCAATTTCTTAAAAATCTATCCTCTGCCAAATCACCACACCAGATGCTTGGTCCACTTGTGAAAACATATTTTGCAAAGAAAAAAGGTATTGATCCAGAAAATATTCTGGTAGTTTCCATTATGCCGTGCACGGCGAAAAAAGATGATATCATCAGACCACAACACATGGTGAATGGTATGCCTGGCGTCGATATAGTCCTGACAACAAGAGAACTTGGAAAGTTAATCAAAATGAAGAAAATACCTTATGCCTCTTTGCCAGACGAAGAATATGATAGTCCGCTTGGAGAATCTACTGGAGCTGCTGCGATTTTCGGTGTAACTGGTGGTGTTATGGAAGCCGCTCTGAGAACGGCCTATGAGCTGGGATTGGGCAAACCTCTTCCAAAAGTTGAATTCACAAATGTTAGAGGTTTTGATGGCATAAAAGAAGCCACTATAGATTTCGATGGCAAGCAATTAAAAGTTGCTGTTGCCCACGGTGGTGCGAATGTTCGCAAGTTGCTCGATAAAATTACTTCCGGAGAAGTGTACTACGATTTTGTTGAAATAATGGCTTGCCCAGCTGGCTGTATAGGTGGTGGAGGACAGCCTAAGAGCCTTGATAAAAATGTTTTGACAAGAAGAATGGAAGGTATCTACACCATTGACGAAAGAAGCACGATAAGAAAATCTCACGAAAATCCTTCTATAAAGAAACTTTACGAAGAATTTCTGGAACATCCACTCAGCCATGTGTCTCACGAACTGCTGCATACGACATACGTAGACAGATCGAAAAAATCCAAAATACACGAGAAAGCCATGGCTTGAATTATTTTATATTGAATCTGCGGCGGGTTTTGCCCGCCGCTTTGTTTTATAATAAATACGGGAGGCGATAATATGAAAAAAGTGTTTTTATTGGCGTTGCTGACATTGGTTTTCACAGCAAGTTTTTCTGTTACATTACTTGTACCATCCGGGCCTACTGTCATAAGCGTAGCCGCTCTCATTGAAAACAGAATAGCTACCGAAGATTCTATAAAAATAGATTTTTGGCGAACTCTTGACCAGGTTAATGCTCAAATAACGGCTAAAACAGCTGATATGGTGATTTTACCTGTTTCGATAGGGACATCACTTTATCTGAAAGGAGTAGACTTGAGATTAGCA is a window of Pseudothermotoga elfii DSM 9442 = NBRC 107921 DNA encoding:
- a CDS encoding nucleoside phosphorylase, encoding MSLQKHIRCKPGDVGEYVLIPGDESRAAKIAERLEDVRKISENRAYHVYTGKLRGVKVSVCSTGIGGPSASIAIEELIKIGAKTLIRVGSAGSRQSYMPIGSLVIATAAYRGEGTSHAYAPSAFPAVADLQVTSSLIKAAESLGYKYYSGIVYTRDAYYVQDEGLNKFLTDSGIVAAEQECSIAFILGTIKHVRVGAILATDSNIWLNPQPPLEEKEKLFSKAEKKAIDVALKAIDILIEEDKLAKKNL
- a CDS encoding adenine deaminase C-terminal domain-containing protein yields the protein MQRKIFKNALIVDVIRQVIFKGWFSVNQGRFEFVEEGEVTTNEPCQLIDLKEKYVVPGFIDAHMHVESSLVTCSSFAKAALKHGTAAVLHDPHEIANVFGADGVKFMIQDGNNQPLRFYCAIPSCVPVTRKKLETANSSIDPVDVEELSKLDRVIALGEVMDYLGVIEENEKLMKIIEVARKNKLLIEGHSPTLRGEKLSKYIAAGIGSDHTLTNPDKINEQLSKGMHVMIQEKSLSEENIKSIMNFPDRSRILLVTDDVIPTRLVKGHLNKIVSLAIKNGWKPLDAIASATIRPATYMKISDMGSISPGKIATFFTTKDITELSVENFYCEGTELSELVFKPAQFSNLPETIKIKNITTDAFKLTNVKDGKRKLNVVTMNQFNTLTGLINETVSVRDGIADGDYVNVCVFRRREESLKGHVGLLKGFGLTKGAIVSSFAHDSHNIVAVGKSIDHLKKATEELLDMKGGMVFFDGENLLKLPLEIGGVITSNEVEKVAGKLDDIEKSLRKNGVKHKNPILFLTILALTVSPEFKFSDLGIVDTENSLLMGNQ
- a CDS encoding 4Fe-4S binding protein; the protein is MGKKLVVKDRERCIGCYSCMYACSRAWHNIIGIEKSAMRVKNYPGVEGAFSVRICQACLEPECAEICPTGALKLSKKGYGVELDRKKCTHCMRCVKACSAGALQWDDETQMPLPCYHCGVCVMYCPTNVLDMQEVVTNVQNA
- a CDS encoding aldehyde ferredoxin oxidoreductase N-terminal domain-containing protein, producing MYKMLEIDLCTGKAKVKDISDLFAKFIGGTGVLTYLALSEFDEKLDPLSPSAPIFLGIGPFNNWFPSASKTVALFKSPLTGDLGESHAGGRLSMAMYASGFHVLKITGKSEKPAYLSVDNERVEIVSCKSLWGRSALSTERILREKEDTRKGKKSIIRIGPAGERLSPIACVTVDSSRHFGRLGLGAVMGSKNLKAIVISGNRYFHIEDKKEYQSLYNELFKTLAYSETTYKYRDLGTAANVIPLSEIHGLPTRNFSQGFFESAGEISGQNFADNFLVQQISCTHCPIGCIHVATLRELFADPHMYKTIKVSYDHELIYSIGSNLSISKAEDILKLLQFIEKQGWDAISIGVTLAWATEAFQKGIINLAHTNGIVLSFGDSNTYLKVLQNISDESNEFYKDLEKGVYYCAKKYGGEDFAIHFNKNEAPGYMTGINAFVGYSVGVRHSHLDCAGYSIDQKFLGRQNDPSKETKLMYEESLIRNLTNCLVTCLFARGTYNMPVIEKGLKILGYDVDANKLIKISKIVHGMKYLLKEKMGFRFSDLKIPTKLTSVYTSRGLINEKDFLERVKFYAEFIEQDKIMAKQFLSHTID
- the infC gene encoding translation initiation factor IF-3, producing MPAYFFNKEVEIIDKEQVLLKNEQIRFSKVRVIDSDGKQLGIMSSREALEIARRKGLDLVLVSPNGDPPVVKIMDFGKYMYQISKRQKEARKKQKQQEIKQMKFRLKIDEHDYQTKLKHIRRFLGNGDKVKVTIMFRGREITFTEKGKQILERIANDVSDIAAVETDAKLEGRDMWMQLKPKN
- the rpmI gene encoding 50S ribosomal protein L35; translation: MAKCKMKVSKTASKRFKITKSGKVMFNHARTRHTTGKRRRSALRVLRKKDALAKGDEKRVKRLLGVK
- the rplT gene encoding 50S ribosomal protein L20, giving the protein MRIKRSVHARKKRREKFLKSAKGYRGAIKRRYRLAKQHYYRAKWYAYAGRKLKKRDFRSLWITRINIAARQNGLKYSQLMHGLKLANISVNRKMLAELAINDPPAFSEYVKIAKEQLQKEAVK
- a CDS encoding NADH-dependent [FeFe] hydrogenase, group A6 — protein: MASVLVEINGKQHQVPSGATILEACNLAGVYIPTLCNHPRLEPTGACRVCVIEVEGARNLQPACATKVQDGMKIKTKTDRVEKAVKFNLALLLSRHPKDCMTCEVNGRCEFQDLIYRYDIQDLFPSEEKTSTVYDDSSPSIIRDLEKCVVCGRCVRACSELQGMDIYSMVDRGFETLPQTAFEMPVYETDCIACGQCSAFCPVGAITENSNVRKVLEELERHDKVLVVQTAPATRVALGEEFGLEPGSISTGKMVAALRKLGFDYVFDTNFAADLTIMEEGSEFLERLKNGGPFPMFTTCCPAWVNMAEKLYPQFLKNLSSAKSPHQMLGPLVKTYFAKKKGIDPENILVVSIMPCTAKKDDIIRPQHMVNGMPGVDIVLTTRELGKLIKMKKIPYASLPDEEYDSPLGESTGAAAIFGVTGGVMEAALRTAYELGLGKPLPKVEFTNVRGFDGIKEATIDFDGKQLKVAVAHGGANVRKLLDKITSGEVYYDFVEIMACPAGCIGGGGQPKSLDKNVLTRRMEGIYTIDERSTIRKSHENPSIKKLYEEFLEHPLSHVSHELLHTTYVDRSKKSKIHEKAMA